The genomic stretch CGATGTGCATGTCAGTCGGGAGAAAGGGATGCCGGAGGATCGGGCGCAGGCCCGGGCCGCGCCTGAACCTTCATTCAGAAGCCGCCTGCCGACGCACGCGCGACAGGTGAACATCGGTGACGCCGAGGTAACTGGCCAGGTGGTACAGCGGGACCCGCTGGAGAAGGTCCGGGCGCTCGCGGACGAGATCGGCGTAGCGCTCGGCGGCACTCTGGAGCAGCAGGCTCCGCGTCCGGAGTTCCTTGCGCGCCAGGATCCGCTCGGCCAGCTTCCGCCCCAACCGGTCGAAGGCGGGGTCGCGGTCCATCAGGTCGGCGAAGGCGTCGACCGGCGCGGCCAGCACGACGGTCGGTTCGAGCGCCTCGATGCCATAGAGGATCGGCAGACGGAGGTGGGCCGCCGCCAGCGCGCCGGCGAACTCGCCCTCGACCACGAACGCCTTGTTGGACTCGCGCCCGTCGTCACCCGGGTAGTAGAACCGGAGCAGGCCGCGCTCGACGAACAGGATCTCGTGCGCGGTCGAGCCCGGCAGCGCGACCGGCTCGCGGGCCCCCACCTCACGCCGGACGAACAGGCCGCGGAGCGTGGCCAGCCGGTCGGCGTCGAGGTCGGCCCAGTGGGCGACAGCGGTGGCGAACAAGGACATGACGCGAGTCT from Rubrivirga sp. SAORIC476 encodes the following:
- a CDS encoding Crp/Fnr family transcriptional regulator, whose product is MSLFATAVAHWADLDADRLATLRGLFVRREVGAREPVALPGSTAHEILFVERGLLRFYYPGDDGRESNKAFVVEGEFAGALAAAHLRLPILYGIEALEPTVVLAAPVDAFADLMDRDPAFDRLGRKLAERILARKELRTRSLLLQSAAERYADLVRERPDLLQRVPLYHLASYLGVTDVHLSRVRRQAASE